Proteins found in one Pelobates fuscus isolate aPelFus1 chromosome 10, aPelFus1.pri, whole genome shotgun sequence genomic segment:
- the LOC134575174 gene encoding oocyte zinc finger protein XlCOF7.1-like isoform X2 — protein MMTNTNRNQMTERFLDLTLEVNYLLTGEDYIVVKRSAEPTIQRSSPCVFRGSCKTQSSSPVCPPHSLIHEGNNEQNILELTNQIIHLLTGEVWKHLKGQKETYKEVMMESHHPLISLDGSINKNKASEFYTSVSSPNYITKDNKCKMNQKINCAAVSTPSSKSSHKTTESEEVNLRDINTPIEHIQTEDPSTHIKEESDSYEEGNLPDTDIYTPTEENQIEYLSIQIKEESTSWEEINLVESALYTTKVGIHTDYTSKCESASNEKHILINTDVYRGTEHTQREYLPNRIREESASREASTVTSTNVYTPTGDKQMDYTSNYELASYKEGNLGDADIYTQTEYPSTFIKEESTSYEDVNFTILGLLTPTFHTGIQNRGNSNCFGGTKMSSTNSELVKHQSVYKGNTLTSSDYIGHECQNSHFIQHGRVRERTFCCSECGKCFTKMSHLKRHMMIHTGEKPFSCSECGKCFIQMTSLKLHQRIHTGEKPFSCSECGKRFTQMSELKTHMRIHTGEKPYSCSECGKCFTDHSTHKAHQKIHTGERPFSCSECGKCFARTSNLKTHLRIHTGERPFSCSECGKCFPLMTNLKKHMMSHSLMT, from the exons GATTACATTGTTGTGAAGAGATCTGCCGAGCCTACAATACAGAGaagcagtccctgtgtgtttagAGGATCCTGCAAGACCCAGAGCTCCAGCCCGGTGTGTCCACCTCACTCACtgatacatgagggaaacaatgAGCAGAACATCCTGGAACTGACCAATCAGATCAtccacctgctgactggagag GTTTGGAAGCATTTAAAAGGGCAAAAGGAAACTTACAAGGAAGTGATGATGGAGAGTCACCACCCCCTCATCTCCTTGG ATGGTtccataaacaaaaataaagccagtgAATTTTACACTTCAGTTTCTTCTCCAAATTATATAACAaaagataataaatgtaaaatgaatCAAAAAATTAACTGTGCGGCAGTCAGTACACCAAGCAGTAAATCGAGTCATAAAACCACAGAATCCGAGGAAGTAAATCTCCGAGACATTAATACGCCCATAGAACATATACAGACTGAAGATCCATCTACTCATATTAAGGAGGAATCAGACTCGTATGAGGAAGggaatctcccagacacagacattTATACACCCACAGAAGAAAACCAAATAGAATATTTATCTATTCAAATTAAGGAAGAATCCACTTCTTGGGAAGAAATAAATCTGGTTGAATCTGCTCTTTATACTACCAAGGTAGGTATACATACCGACTATACATCGAAGTGTGAATCGGCATCAAATGAAAAACATATTCTGATAAACACTGATGTTTATAGAGGCACAGAGCATACACAGAGAGAATATCTACCTAATCGTATTAGGGAAGAATCAGCCTCACGTGAAGCCAGCACTGTCACCAGCACCAACGTTTATACACCCACAGGAGATAAACAGATGGACTATACATCAAATTATGAATTGGCATCCTACAAAGAAGGAAATCTGGGAGACGctgatatttatacacagacagaaTATCCATCTACTTTTATTAAGGAGGAATCAACGTCATATGAAGATGTAAATTTTACCATCTTGGGCCTTCTTACCCCCACTTTTCATACTGGAATACAAAACAGAGGGAATAGTAACTGCTTTGGTGGTACTAAGATGTCATCTACCAATTCGGAGCTTGTTAAGCATCAGAGTGTTTACAAAGGAAATACATTGACCAGTTCAGATTACATTGGACATGAGTGTCAGAATTCACATTTTATCCAACATGGGAGAGTTAGAGAGAGAACTTTTtgttgttctgaatgtgggaaatgtttcactAAAATGTCACATCTTAAAAGACATATgatgattcacacaggagagaagccattTTCGTGttcagaatgtgggaaatgtttcattCAAATGACAAGTCTTAAGTTGCATcagaggattcacacaggagagaaaccattttcttgttctgaatgtgggaaacgcTTCACTCAAATGTCAGAGCTAAAGACACATAtgaggattcacacaggagagaaaccatattcatgttcagaatgtgggaaatgttttactgACCATTCAACTCATAAGGCTCATCAgaagattcacacaggagagaggcCATTTTCTTGTTCTGAATGCGGTAAATGCTTTGCTCGTACATCAAATCTTAAGACACATCTGAGAATTCACACTGGAGAGAGaccattttcatgttctgaatgtgggaaatgtttcccACTTATGACAAATCTTAAGAAACATATGATGAGTCACTCACTCATGACATAA